A single region of the Pseudomonas solani genome encodes:
- a CDS encoding PA0061/PA0062 family lipoprotein gives MRKLPAALLLASLTACAGPLPQPDPAQAWIDLRGEPGTSFMADRLDGKRTADGRYYQVSPGRHELEMRYQFEVSSGGSLNSDSGSFQLTCHVRIRYDGFVAGERYRIDARPIVMRPQVLMYDAQRNVVARGDTLGCGPI, from the coding sequence ATGCGCAAGCTACCCGCCGCGCTCCTGCTGGCCAGCCTGACCGCCTGCGCCGGCCCGCTGCCCCAACCCGACCCGGCTCAGGCCTGGATCGACCTGCGCGGCGAGCCGGGCACCAGCTTCATGGCCGACCGCCTGGACGGCAAGCGCACCGCCGACGGCCGCTACTACCAGGTCAGCCCAGGCCGCCACGAACTGGAGATGCGCTACCAGTTCGAGGTCTCCAGCGGCGGCAGCCTCAATAGCGATTCCGGTTCCTTCCAACTCACCTGCCACGTGCGCATCCGTTACGACGGCTTCGTCGCCGGCGAGCGCTACCGCATCGACGCCCGGCCCATCGTCATGCGCCCGCAGGTGCTGATGTACGACGCCCAGCGCAACGTGGTGGCGCGGGGCGACACCCTGGGTTGCGGGCCGATCTGA
- a CDS encoding FecR domain-containing protein produces the protein MSQAPIDRAGEEAIAWMVRLRAGTPDARQQARFETWLNSDSSHQDAWARLQGGLGGHYDTLRSFERRAPGLAREALLQPELSRRNLLRGLAGLGLLGGGLWLGASSQAGQALMADLRTGTGERRRFTLADGSLLELNADSAVDLDVSTNAHLLHLRQGALVIRAAQGSTQPLVVRTRQGDVRTLGGRLLVEQLAESTRAVALERGAQASQLLGGSLGLGEGQAALLHARHIELLSGDQRNRAGWLQGRLNVLDEPLEAVIDALRPYRRGLIRVSPEVRQIKVQGVFPLDDPDRALTALGETLPIRVDTYGPWLTLISAAV, from the coding sequence ATGAGCCAGGCCCCTATCGACCGCGCCGGCGAAGAAGCCATCGCCTGGATGGTGCGGCTGCGCGCCGGCACGCCCGACGCCCGCCAGCAGGCCCGTTTCGAAACCTGGCTGAACAGCGACAGCAGCCACCAGGACGCCTGGGCCCGCCTGCAAGGCGGCCTCGGCGGCCACTACGACACCCTGCGCAGCTTCGAGCGGCGCGCCCCGGGCCTGGCCCGCGAAGCCCTGCTGCAACCGGAACTGTCGCGACGCAACCTGCTGCGTGGCCTGGCCGGCCTCGGCCTGCTGGGTGGCGGCCTCTGGCTCGGCGCCAGCAGCCAGGCCGGGCAGGCGTTGATGGCCGACCTGCGCACCGGCACCGGCGAGCGACGCCGCTTCACCCTGGCCGATGGCAGCCTGCTGGAGCTCAACGCCGACAGCGCCGTCGACCTCGACGTCTCCACCAACGCCCACTTGTTGCACCTGCGCCAGGGCGCGCTGGTGATCCGTGCGGCCCAGGGCAGCACCCAGCCCCTGGTGGTGCGTACCCGCCAGGGCGACGTGCGCACCCTGGGCGGGCGCCTGCTGGTGGAACAGCTCGCGGAAAGCACCCGCGCGGTGGCGCTGGAGCGCGGCGCCCAGGCGTCGCAGTTGCTGGGCGGCTCCCTCGGCCTCGGCGAAGGGCAGGCGGCGCTGCTGCATGCCCGCCACATCGAACTGCTCAGCGGCGACCAGCGCAACCGCGCGGGCTGGCTGCAAGGCCGCCTCAATGTGCTGGACGAGCCCCTGGAGGCGGTGATCGACGCCCTGCGCCCCTACCGACGCGGGCTGATCCGGGTCAGCCCCGAGGTCCGCCAGATCAAGGTCCAGGGCGTGTTCCCCCTGGACGACCCCGACCGCGCGCTCACCGCCCTGGGCGAAACCCTGCCGATCCGCGTCGACACCTACGGCCCCTGGCTGACCTTGATCAGCGCGGCCGTTTGA
- a CDS encoding PA0061/PA0062 family lipoprotein: MRRLLPTVLLLNLGGCSLIMPSHDPDQAWVDLDQPDKHALQAASVDRQPLEDDRYFQVTPGSHELEVRFSFDVDGHDIGPQREAMTRTCLLKLDYPAFSAGQRYELKAGGIGFRPWARLYTDDNREVARARESRCGDV; this comes from the coding sequence ATGCGTCGCCTGCTTCCCACTGTCCTGCTGCTCAACCTCGGCGGCTGCTCGCTGATCATGCCGAGCCACGACCCCGACCAGGCCTGGGTCGACCTCGACCAGCCGGACAAGCACGCCCTGCAGGCGGCCAGCGTGGACCGCCAGCCCCTGGAGGACGATCGCTACTTCCAGGTGACCCCCGGCAGCCATGAACTGGAAGTGCGCTTCAGCTTCGATGTGGACGGCCACGACATCGGCCCCCAGCGCGAAGCCATGACCCGCACCTGCCTGCTGAAGCTGGACTACCCGGCGTTCAGCGCCGGCCAGCGCTACGAACTCAAGGCCGGCGGCATCGGCTTCCGCCCCTGGGCGCGGCTCTATACCGACGACAACCGCGAAGTGGCGCGAGCCCGGGAAAGTCGCTGCGGCGATGTCTGA
- a CDS encoding LLM class flavin-dependent oxidoreductase: MSALSSLPLSVLDLAPIRDDGGPAQALHNSLALARHVEQLGFSRFWVAEHHNMEGIASSATSVLLGYLAANTSTLRLGSGGIMLPNHAPLVVAEQFGTLATLYPGRIELGLGRAPGADHLTARALRRERSGSADDFPQDVEELELLLGPRLEGQKVIAMPGMDTHVPIWLLGSSLFSAQLAGQKGLPYAFASHFAPRYMHEAIRVYRNHFRPSAVLDAPYVMLGVPLVAAPTDEEADFLATTVYQRVLSLMRGESLVLRPPVDSMAGRWLPHEKEAVGSFLAMAMVGGPEKIRGKLEVLLEQTGADELIFTCDVYQHEHRLRAFDILADLRG; encoded by the coding sequence ATGTCAGCCCTTTCTTCCCTGCCCCTTTCCGTCCTCGACCTGGCCCCCATCCGCGACGATGGCGGCCCCGCCCAGGCGCTGCACAACTCCCTGGCCCTGGCGCGCCATGTGGAGCAGCTCGGTTTCTCGCGCTTCTGGGTGGCCGAGCACCACAACATGGAAGGCATCGCCAGCTCCGCCACTTCGGTGCTGCTGGGTTACCTGGCGGCCAATACCTCGACGCTGCGCCTCGGCTCCGGCGGAATCATGCTGCCCAACCACGCGCCGCTGGTGGTGGCCGAGCAGTTCGGCACCCTCGCCACGCTCTACCCGGGGCGCATCGAGCTGGGCCTCGGCCGCGCGCCGGGCGCCGACCACCTGACCGCCCGTGCCCTGCGCCGCGAGCGTTCCGGCAGCGCCGACGATTTCCCCCAGGACGTGGAAGAGCTGGAGCTGTTGCTCGGCCCGCGCCTGGAAGGCCAGAAGGTCATCGCCATGCCCGGCATGGACACCCATGTGCCGATCTGGCTGCTCGGCTCCAGCCTGTTCAGCGCCCAGCTGGCCGGGCAGAAGGGCTTGCCCTACGCCTTCGCTTCGCACTTCGCACCGCGCTACATGCACGAGGCGATACGCGTGTACCGCAACCACTTCCGCCCCTCGGCGGTGCTCGATGCGCCCTACGTGATGCTCGGCGTGCCGCTGGTGGCGGCGCCCACGGACGAGGAGGCGGACTTCCTCGCCACCACCGTCTACCAGCGTGTACTGAGCCTGATGCGCGGCGAGAGCCTGGTGCTGCGCCCGCCGGTGGACAGCATGGCTGGGCGCTGGTTGCCCCACGAGAAGGAGGCGGTCGGCAGCTTCCTGGCGATGGCCATGGTGGGCGGGCCGGAGAAGATCCGCGGCAAGCTGGAGGTGCTGCTGGAGCAGACCGGCGCGGACGAGCTGATCTTCACCTGCGACGTCTACCAGCACGAACACCGCCTGCGCGCCTTCGACATCCTCGCCGACCTGCGCGGCTGA
- a CDS encoding TonB-dependent siderophore receptor codes for MFVPFTRFMTITLGLCGAALSPALLAETEPARSPDPHATPLELEATSVTAEGLGATTENTGSYTTGSMNTATRLNLSIKETPQSVSVVTRQQMDDFKLDTLTEVLGQTTGVVVQHLDSDRAIYSSRGYGIDNFQVDGMLNTFSRMKSDSDTIIYDRIEVVRGATGLTTGAGDPSATVNMVRKRPTREWAARAGASGGSYDNYYSYVDVGGPLAFEGRLRGRAVLAYRDSQSFRDHYAQQREVGYGILEADLTESTTLALGFDYQDKQVQGTSWGTLPYWNASGDKANLPRSTNMAAHWSSWPLQDKTSFATLDQQLGGDWHLKAAYTHRDSESDGKVYYGGGGIPEADRSGMSAWTSHMIGTQKMRVYDVNLAGSYSLLGRDHELMLGYGEAERRDWSPYTIPGPTPPGYTDIDDWKYMGGIGKFPDTVTHLPGSDGSTRQKAGYLATRLSLRDDLHAVLGSRYGSWKNQARSYEYDANDQLTGIEDTRQQHNDMWTPYAGLLYDLTPEYTLYVSYTDIFKPQELRDANRKYLEPVVGANYELGLKGSLLEERLNLATAVFWSKQDNVGELDSSVPPDPVTGEEFYKSGGKGGKAQGFEAEVSGEVLPDWNLTAGYSYTHALDGEKQRSNGGEPMNMLRLSTAYRLPGQWRALTVGGTLNWQSEIYGNTRRPVGRDSGGAIITQTTRVHQQAYSVAGLMSRYEFDRHLSVSLNVSNLFDKKYYERVGFYNGVYWGEPRTLTLGLDWTL; via the coding sequence ATGTTCGTGCCATTCACCCGTTTCATGACGATCACATTGGGCCTCTGTGGCGCGGCGCTCAGCCCCGCCCTGCTGGCCGAAACCGAGCCTGCCCGGAGCCCCGATCCGCACGCTACGCCCCTGGAGCTGGAGGCCACCAGCGTCACCGCCGAGGGCCTCGGGGCGACCACCGAGAACACCGGGTCGTACACCACCGGCAGCATGAACACCGCCACGCGCTTGAACCTGTCGATCAAGGAAACCCCGCAGTCGGTGTCGGTGGTGACCCGCCAGCAGATGGATGACTTCAAGCTCGACACCCTGACCGAGGTACTGGGGCAAACCACCGGGGTGGTGGTGCAGCACCTGGACTCCGACCGGGCGATCTATTCGTCACGGGGCTATGGCATCGACAACTTCCAGGTCGACGGCATGCTCAACACCTTCAGCCGCATGAAGTCCGACTCGGACACCATCATCTATGACCGCATCGAGGTGGTGCGCGGCGCCACCGGCCTGACCACGGGCGCGGGTGATCCCTCGGCCACCGTCAACATGGTGCGCAAGCGCCCCACCCGCGAATGGGCGGCCAGGGCCGGCGCCAGCGGTGGCAGCTACGACAACTACTACAGCTATGTGGATGTCGGCGGCCCCCTGGCGTTCGAGGGGCGCCTGCGCGGGCGCGCGGTGCTGGCCTATCGCGACAGCCAGTCGTTCCGTGATCACTACGCGCAGCAACGGGAGGTGGGCTACGGCATCCTCGAGGCCGACCTGACCGAAAGCACCACCCTGGCCCTGGGCTTCGACTACCAGGACAAGCAGGTCCAGGGCACCTCCTGGGGCACGTTGCCCTACTGGAATGCCTCGGGTGACAAGGCCAACCTGCCGCGCTCCACCAACATGGCGGCGCACTGGAGTTCCTGGCCGCTTCAGGACAAGACAAGCTTCGCGACCCTCGACCAGCAGCTGGGTGGCGACTGGCACCTCAAGGCGGCCTACACCCACCGCGACAGCGAGAGCGACGGCAAGGTCTACTACGGCGGTGGTGGTATCCCGGAGGCCGACCGCTCGGGCATGAGCGCCTGGACCAGCCACATGATCGGCACGCAGAAAATGCGCGTGTATGACGTCAACCTGGCGGGCTCCTACAGCCTGCTGGGGCGCGATCACGAACTGATGCTGGGCTATGGCGAAGCCGAGCGCCGCGACTGGTCGCCCTACACCATTCCCGGCCCGACACCCCCGGGTTACACCGACATCGACGACTGGAAGTACATGGGCGGCATCGGCAAGTTCCCCGACACCGTGACCCACCTGCCCGGTTCCGACGGCAGCACCCGGCAGAAGGCCGGCTACCTGGCCACCCGCCTGAGCCTGCGCGATGACCTGCATGCGGTGCTGGGCAGCCGCTACGGCAGCTGGAAAAACCAGGCCCGCAGCTATGAGTACGATGCCAACGACCAGCTGACCGGCATCGAGGACACCCGCCAGCAGCACAACGACATGTGGACGCCCTATGCCGGCCTGCTCTACGACCTGACCCCCGAATACACGCTGTACGTCAGCTACACCGACATCTTCAAACCCCAGGAACTGCGCGACGCCAACCGCAAGTACCTGGAGCCGGTGGTGGGCGCCAACTACGAGCTGGGGCTCAAGGGCAGCCTGCTGGAGGAGCGCCTGAACCTGGCCACGGCGGTGTTCTGGAGCAAGCAGGACAACGTCGGCGAGCTGGACAGCTCGGTGCCGCCGGACCCGGTCACCGGCGAGGAGTTCTACAAGTCGGGCGGCAAGGGCGGCAAGGCCCAGGGGTTCGAGGCCGAGGTTTCGGGCGAGGTCCTGCCGGACTGGAACCTGACGGCCGGCTACTCCTACACCCACGCGCTGGATGGCGAGAAGCAGCGCAGCAATGGCGGTGAGCCGATGAACATGCTGCGCCTGTCGACGGCCTATCGCCTGCCGGGGCAATGGCGCGCGCTGACCGTCGGCGGCACCTTGAACTGGCAGAGCGAGATCTATGGCAACACCCGGCGCCCGGTGGGGCGCGACAGCGGCGGTGCGATCATCACCCAGACCACCCGCGTCCATCAGCAGGCCTACAGCGTGGCGGGGCTGATGTCGCGCTACGAGTTCGACAGGCACCTGTCGGTGTCGCTCAACGTGAGCAACCTGTTCGACAAGAAGTACTACGAGCGGGTTGGCTTCTATAACGGCGTTTACTGGGGCGAACCGCGCACCCTGACCCTGGGGCTGGACTGGACGCTCTGA
- a CDS encoding DUF1161 domain-containing protein produces the protein MKKLLLAVGLFTLAGSAFAAAKPCEELKSEIDAKIKANGATSYTLEIVDKGSATDKKVVGSCEAGSKEIVYQRN, from the coding sequence ATGAAGAAACTGTTGTTGGCCGTTGGCCTGTTCACCCTTGCCGGTTCGGCTTTTGCCGCCGCCAAGCCCTGCGAGGAGCTGAAGTCCGAAATCGACGCGAAGATCAAGGCGAACGGAGCCACCTCCTACACCCTTGAGATCGTCGACAAGGGCAGCGCGACCGACAAGAAAGTGGTCGGCAGCTGCGAAGCGGGCAGCAAGGAAATCGTCTACCAGCGCAATTGA
- a CDS encoding sigma-70 family RNA polymerase sigma factor — protein MSASSKLGFFFSDHHRWLLQHVQRQLRNRADAEDTAAETFCQLLVAQVDPATIEQPRAYLSTIARRLIFDRHRRRRLEQAYLERLMLLPEELAPSPEEIHLLLEALHAVDRSLAGLPQAVKKAFLMSQLDGLGYAEIGRRLDVSERTVGRYMTQALRQCYLTGVQP, from the coding sequence GTGTCCGCGTCCAGCAAACTGGGTTTCTTCTTCAGCGACCACCACCGCTGGCTGCTGCAGCATGTGCAGCGGCAGCTGCGCAACCGCGCGGACGCCGAAGACACGGCGGCCGAAACCTTCTGCCAGCTGCTGGTCGCCCAGGTCGACCCGGCCACCATCGAGCAGCCCCGCGCCTACCTCTCCACCATCGCCCGGCGGCTGATCTTCGACCGCCACCGGCGTCGGCGCCTGGAGCAGGCCTACCTGGAGCGGCTGATGCTGCTGCCGGAGGAGCTGGCCCCCTCGCCGGAAGAGATCCACCTGCTGCTGGAGGCCCTGCACGCCGTCGACCGCAGCCTCGCCGGCCTGCCCCAAGCGGTGAAGAAGGCCTTCCTCATGAGCCAGCTCGACGGCCTCGGCTACGCCGAGATCGGCCGGCGCCTGGACGTCTCCGAGCGCACCGTCGGCCGCTACATGACCCAGGCCCTGCGCCAGTGCTACCTCACCGGGGTGCAGCCATGA
- a CDS encoding HAD family hydrolase — MHQQNILFDLDGTLTDPREGITRSIQYALGKLDIHEPDLARLEHFIGPPLLQCFMQTYAFDEPRAWEAVNHYRDRFKVTGLYENRVFDGVAELLRMLGEQGRTLYIATSKPAVFAREIARHFDFAKHFKVIYGSELDGTRTNKVELIRHLLDEEGLDPAETLMIGDRKHDLIGARENGLQAIGVGYGFGSHEELMAEAPAWYFATLAEMHQAFAR; from the coding sequence ATGCACCAGCAGAACATCCTCTTCGACCTCGATGGCACCCTCACCGACCCGCGCGAGGGCATCACCCGCTCGATCCAGTACGCCCTGGGCAAGCTGGATATCCACGAGCCGGACCTGGCGCGCCTGGAGCACTTCATCGGCCCGCCGCTGCTGCAGTGCTTCATGCAGACCTACGCCTTCGACGAGCCCCGTGCCTGGGAGGCGGTGAACCACTACCGCGACCGTTTCAAGGTCACCGGCCTCTACGAGAACCGCGTGTTCGACGGCGTCGCCGAACTACTGAGGATGCTCGGCGAGCAGGGCCGCACCCTGTACATCGCCACCAGCAAGCCGGCGGTGTTCGCCCGCGAGATCGCCCGGCACTTCGATTTCGCCAAGCACTTCAAGGTGATCTACGGCAGCGAGCTGGACGGCACCCGCACCAACAAGGTGGAGCTGATCCGCCACCTGCTGGACGAGGAAGGGCTGGACCCGGCCGAGACACTGATGATCGGCGACCGCAAGCACGACCTGATCGGCGCCCGGGAAAACGGCCTGCAGGCCATTGGCGTCGGCTACGGTTTCGGCAGCCATGAGGAATTGATGGCGGAAGCCCCGGCCTGGTACTTCGCCACCCTGGCGGAGATGCACCAGGCCTTCGCGCGCTAG
- a CDS encoding dodecin, with amino-acid sequence MSDHHTYKKIEIVGSSRTSIDEAINNALAEAAKSIRNLDWFEVVETRGHIENGKVGHYQVTLKVGFRLSDS; translated from the coding sequence ATGTCTGATCATCACACCTACAAGAAGATCGAGATCGTCGGCTCCTCCCGCACCAGCATCGACGAAGCCATCAACAACGCCCTGGCCGAGGCGGCGAAGTCCATCCGCAACCTCGACTGGTTCGAGGTGGTGGAGACCCGTGGGCACATCGAGAACGGCAAGGTGGGCCACTACCAGGTCACCCTGAAGGTCGGATTCCGACTCAGTGATAGCTGA
- a CDS encoding gamma carbonic anhydrase family protein — MSAIRTYRGTAPQLAERVFVDRSAVVIGDVELGDDSSVWPFALIRGDMHRIRIGARTSVQDGSVLHITHAGPFNPDGFPLLVGDDVTIGHKVTLHGCTLGNRILVGMGSIVMDGVVVEDEVVIGAGSLVPPGKRLESGYLYVGSPVKQARPLSDKEKAFFTYSAANYVKLKDLHIAEGYDQ, encoded by the coding sequence ATGAGCGCGATAAGAACCTACCGGGGCACCGCTCCACAGCTGGCCGAGCGGGTTTTCGTCGACCGATCCGCCGTGGTCATCGGCGATGTCGAACTGGGCGATGACAGCTCCGTCTGGCCCTTCGCCCTGATTCGCGGCGACATGCACCGTATCCGCATCGGGGCACGTACCAGCGTGCAGGACGGCAGTGTCCTGCATATCACCCACGCCGGTCCCTTCAACCCGGACGGCTTTCCCCTGCTCGTCGGCGACGATGTGACCATAGGACACAAGGTCACCCTGCACGGCTGCACCCTGGGCAACCGCATCCTGGTGGGCATGGGCAGCATCGTCATGGACGGCGTCGTGGTGGAAGACGAGGTGGTGATCGGCGCCGGCAGCCTGGTACCTCCGGGCAAGCGCCTGGAAAGCGGCTACCTCTATGTCGGCAGCCCGGTGAAGCAGGCCCGCCCGCTGAGCGACAAGGAAAAGGCCTTCTTCACTTACAGCGCCGCCAACTACGTGAAGCTGAAGGACCTGCATATCGCCGAGGGATACGACCAGTGA
- a CDS encoding aminopeptidase, with the protein MPATILLASLDRVRTLAVPLLLALALNGCSSLDYYGQLASGQLQLLHAREPVARVLADPSRDATLRQRLALSQRARVFASAELALPDNGSYRVYADIHRPFVVWNVFATPELSLAPITHCFPIAGCVAYRGYYQPGRARGAAALMREEGLDTWIGGVEAYSTLGWFDDPILSSMVRWDEDRLAAVIFHELAHQKLYVADDSAFNESFASFVEREGLRQWRASQGLPAGGEEGVRQREQFTALVLASRERLERLYASDRPDAEQRAAKQAEFERLRRDYRQLRDSQWQGVGRYDGWIESPLNNAKLLPFGLYDRWVPAFAELYRRSAGWTDFYERVAALAALEPMQRQAAVAALMPENSPVAASVE; encoded by the coding sequence ATGCCGGCCACCATTCTTCTAGCCTCTCTCGACCGCGTCCGCACCCTTGCGGTTCCGTTGCTGCTCGCCCTGGCGCTGAACGGTTGCTCCAGCCTGGACTACTACGGCCAGCTGGCCAGCGGGCAGCTGCAGTTGCTGCACGCCCGGGAGCCGGTGGCCCGGGTGCTCGCCGACCCCAGCCGCGACGCCACCTTGCGCCAGCGCCTAGCGCTCTCGCAGCGGGCGCGGGTTTTCGCCAGCGCCGAGCTGGCCCTGCCGGACAATGGCAGCTACCGCGTCTATGCGGATATCCACAGGCCCTTCGTGGTGTGGAATGTGTTCGCCACGCCGGAGCTGTCCCTGGCGCCCATCACCCACTGCTTCCCCATTGCCGGCTGCGTCGCCTATCGCGGCTATTACCAGCCGGGCCGCGCCCGTGGTGCTGCGGCGCTGATGCGCGAGGAGGGGCTGGATACCTGGATCGGCGGCGTCGAGGCCTATTCCACCCTGGGCTGGTTCGACGACCCCATCCTCAGCAGCATGGTGCGCTGGGACGAGGACCGGCTGGCGGCGGTGATCTTCCATGAGCTGGCACACCAGAAGCTGTATGTCGCCGACGACAGTGCCTTCAACGAATCCTTCGCCAGCTTCGTCGAGCGCGAGGGCTTGCGCCAGTGGCGTGCCAGCCAGGGCCTGCCGGCGGGTGGCGAGGAGGGCGTGCGCCAGCGCGAGCAGTTCACCGCGCTGGTGCTGGCCAGCCGCGAGCGCCTGGAGAGGCTCTACGCCAGCGACCGCCCGGATGCCGAGCAGCGCGCGGCCAAGCAGGCCGAGTTCGAGCGCCTGCGCCGTGATTACCGCCAGCTGCGCGACAGCCAGTGGCAGGGTGTCGGCCGCTACGACGGCTGGATCGAAAGCCCGCTGAACAACGCCAAGTTGCTGCCCTTCGGCCTCTACGACCGCTGGGTGCCGGCCTTCGCCGAGCTGTACCGACGCAGTGCCGGCTGGACCGATTTCTACGAGCGAGTGGCGGCGCTGGCCGCGCTCGAGCCCATGCAACGCCAGGCGGCTGTGGCCGCGTTGATGCCGGAGAACTCGCCGGTGGCCGCATCGGTCGAATGA
- the prlC gene encoding oligopeptidase A, with product MSSSNPLLQDFDLPPYSAIRPEHVEPAIDTILADSRAAIDALLARQEGTPTWQGLVLALDELGERLGRAWSPVSHLNAVCNSAELRSAYEACLPKLSEYWTELGQNRELFQAYEALASSPEAAGFDVAQKTILEHALRDFRLSGIDLPSDKQQRYGEIQMKLSELTSRFSNQLLDATQAWTKHVSDEAALDGLTESARAQMKQAAQAKGLDGWLISLEFPSYYAVMTYANDRALREEVYTAYCTRASDQGPNAGQNDNGPVMEQILDLRQELAALLGFGSYAELSLATKMAETSDQVLSFLRDLAVRSKPFAKQDLDELRAFAAEQGLDDLQSWDTGYYAEKLREQRYSISQEILRAYFPIDKVLTGLFAIVQKLYGIEIRELSGFDTWHPDVRLFEISENGQHVGRFFFDLYARANKRGGAWMDGARDKRRTSAGTLVSPVANLVCNFTPAVGDKPALLTHDEVTTLFHEFGHGLHHLLTRVEHAGASGINGVAWDAVELPSQFMENWCWEPEGLALISGHYQSGEALPQDLLDKMLAAKNFQSGLMMVRQLEFSLFDFELHATHGDGRSVLEVLEGIRAEVSVMRPPAFNRFANSFAHIFAGGYAAGYYSYKWAEVLSADAFSKFEEEGVFNPDTGRAFREAILARGGSQEPMVLFVDFRGREPSIDALLRHLGLSAEAA from the coding sequence GTGAGCTCCAGCAATCCCCTCCTTCAGGACTTCGACCTGCCGCCCTACTCCGCCATCCGCCCGGAGCATGTAGAGCCCGCCATCGACACCATCCTCGCTGACAGCCGTGCCGCCATCGACGCGCTGCTCGCCCGCCAGGAAGGCACGCCCACCTGGCAAGGCCTGGTGCTGGCGCTGGACGAACTGGGCGAACGCCTGGGCCGCGCCTGGAGCCCCGTGAGCCACCTCAACGCCGTGTGCAACAGCGCCGAGCTGCGCAGCGCTTACGAGGCCTGCCTGCCCAAGCTGTCCGAGTACTGGACCGAGCTGGGCCAGAACCGCGAACTGTTCCAGGCCTACGAGGCCCTGGCCAGCAGCCCCGAGGCCGCCGGCTTCGACGTGGCGCAGAAGACCATCCTCGAACACGCCCTGCGCGACTTCCGCCTGTCCGGCATCGACCTGCCGAGCGACAAGCAGCAGCGCTATGGCGAAATTCAGATGAAGCTCTCCGAGCTCACCAGCCGCTTCTCCAACCAGCTGCTGGACGCCACCCAGGCCTGGACCAAGCACGTCAGCGACGAAGCCGCACTGGATGGCCTCACCGAATCCGCCCGCGCCCAGATGAAGCAGGCGGCCCAGGCCAAGGGCCTGGACGGCTGGCTGATCAGCCTGGAGTTCCCCAGCTATTACGCGGTGATGACCTACGCCAACGACCGCGCCCTGCGCGAAGAGGTCTACACCGCCTACTGCACCCGCGCCTCCGACCAGGGCCCCAACGCCGGCCAGAATGACAACGGCCCGGTGATGGAGCAGATCCTCGACCTGCGCCAGGAGCTGGCCGCCCTGCTCGGCTTCGGCAGCTACGCCGAACTGAGCCTGGCCACCAAGATGGCCGAGACCAGCGACCAGGTGCTGAGCTTCCTCCGCGACCTGGCCGTGCGCAGCAAGCCCTTCGCCAAGCAGGACCTCGACGAGTTGCGTGCCTTCGCCGCCGAACAGGGCCTGGACGACCTGCAGAGCTGGGACACCGGCTACTACGCCGAGAAGCTGCGTGAGCAGCGCTACAGCATTTCCCAGGAAATCCTCCGCGCCTACTTCCCCATCGACAAGGTGCTCACCGGCCTCTTCGCCATCGTGCAGAAGCTCTACGGCATCGAGATCCGCGAGCTGTCGGGCTTCGACACCTGGCACCCGGACGTGCGCCTGTTCGAGATCAGCGAGAACGGCCAGCACGTCGGCCGTTTCTTCTTCGACCTCTACGCCCGTGCCAACAAGCGCGGTGGTGCCTGGATGGACGGTGCCCGCGACAAGCGCCGCACGTCCGCCGGCACGCTGGTGAGCCCGGTGGCCAACCTGGTGTGCAACTTCACCCCGGCCGTGGGCGACAAGCCCGCGCTGCTGACCCACGATGAAGTCACCACCCTGTTCCACGAATTCGGCCACGGCCTGCACCACCTGCTGACCCGCGTCGAGCACGCCGGCGCCTCCGGCATCAACGGCGTGGCCTGGGATGCGGTCGAGCTGCCCAGCCAGTTTATGGAGAACTGGTGCTGGGAGCCGGAAGGCCTGGCGCTGATCTCCGGCCACTACCAGAGCGGCGAGGCCCTGCCCCAGGACCTGCTGGACAAGATGCTCGCCGCGAAGAACTTCCAGTCCGGCCTGATGATGGTGCGCCAGCTGGAGTTCTCCCTGTTCGACTTCGAGCTGCACGCCACCCACGGCGACGGCCGCAGCGTGCTGGAGGTGCTCGAAGGCATCCGCGCCGAGGTCTCGGTGATGCGCCCGCCGGCCTTCAACCGCTTCGCCAACAGCTTCGCGCACATCTTCGCCGGCGGTTACGCGGCCGGTTACTACAGCTACAAGTGGGCGGAAGTGCTCTCCGCCGATGCCTTCTCCAAGTTCGAGGAAGAGGGCGTGTTCAACCCCGACACCGGCCGCGCCTTCCGCGAGGCCATCCTCGCCCGTGGCGGCTCCCAGGAGCCCATGGTGCTGTTCGTCGACTTCCGCGGCCGCGAGCCCTCCATCGACGCCCTGCTGCGCCACCTCGGCCTGTCCGCGGAGGCCGCATGA
- a CDS encoding DUF1161 domain-containing protein produces MNRWGLAVLLGLLGSAAVAAPKPCEELKQEIEVKIQAAGVTAYTLEIVPAAEVEDPNMVVGTCENGTKKIVYQRNGT; encoded by the coding sequence ATGAACAGATGGGGATTGGCCGTGTTGCTCGGCCTGCTGGGCAGCGCCGCCGTGGCGGCACCCAAGCCGTGCGAGGAACTCAAGCAGGAGATCGAGGTGAAGATCCAGGCCGCCGGGGTGACCGCCTATACGCTGGAGATCGTGCCGGCCGCCGAGGTGGAGGACCCGAACATGGTGGTCGGCACCTGCGAGAACGGCACGAAGAAGATCGTCTACCAGCGCAACGGGACCTGA